The Enterobacter asburiae genome includes a window with the following:
- the afaD gene encoding AfaD family invasin produces MRATLVAIILSFLQSLPASADIPHIDFRPEATRTAGPVADGSLLGRGRVTWNGPHEGFRLWLEGGQDAGDYRLALTSPGGTGLPLRVRIETDEPATAEDAGRGLRILSSQNSVNFRIVTDGHQEASPGMWRLLIGASTVLSL; encoded by the coding sequence TTGCGGGCGACCCTGGTCGCCATAATCCTGAGTTTCCTGCAGTCGCTTCCGGCATCGGCAGACATTCCGCATATCGATTTTCGCCCGGAAGCGACCCGAACCGCCGGGCCTGTTGCAGACGGCTCCCTGCTCGGAAGGGGGCGGGTGACCTGGAATGGGCCGCATGAAGGTTTCCGTCTGTGGCTGGAAGGGGGTCAGGATGCTGGCGATTATCGTCTTGCACTCACCTCCCCCGGTGGTACAGGTCTTCCACTTCGGGTCAGGATTGAGACCGACGAGCCGGCGACCGCAGAAGATGCAGGACGTGGCCTGCGTATTCTGAGTAGTCAGAACAGTGTCAATTTCAGGATAGTTACGGACGGCCATCAGGAGGCAAGCCCCGGCATGTGGCGGTTGCTTATCGGGGCGTCAACGGTGCTGAGCCTCTAA
- a CDS encoding fimbria/pilus outer membrane usher protein — MIFIFSFPGSHQTMRITAIFCVPAVLTCLTLFSESAAARTYTFDPAMLGEAGVGADISLFNEGAQLPGTYMVDILLNGQRVDSREVVFSLVREDNRPVLYPCLSVEQLARYGVRTEDFQSLDNGSGCADLSILSGTTYNFSFSEQQLRLSVPQIHLRPASKGIAPQSLWDDGIPAFLMNYSASTSRTELRGNSGKNSDSSFAQLSPGLNAGAWRLRSQSNWQKQENTQARWQTSYTYAERGLRGLRSRLSLGDRTTEDKVFNGVPFRGVMLASDELMVPYTERAFAPMIRGIARTQARVEVRQGGYLLYETTVAPGPFALRDLTLAGRWGGELQVSVRESDGSQQTFSVPYQTPAVSLKEGYLSYGLMAGQYRPADHNTEAATIGQAVLLYGLPYDLTIYGGLQGAKAYRSAALGLGVSLGNWGSASFDVTGAQAQLRDQDKEQGTAWRVRYSKLIDATDTTLTVAGYRHATPGFATIEETLNSYGRTNPTDSNLWYNRSYGRMRSTTSIAVSQAIGRFGSLGINYSITDYWHHDGNDNNYGLSYGMGLPWGARLSLSQSRTRSTTATGAIRNESLSSLWLSLPLTSRADSTITASYQGTMGRSGDTHSLGLNGSALDHRLNWDVRQARSLSREGPSTNNGYMHLGWSGAYGNAGTGYSYNTQQRTVSAELNGGMILHENGLTFGQNIPGTVSLVQAPGAAGVSVSGTSGVRTDYRGYTLHPSVTPYQENIISLDPLSLADDVEITQTDVRVVPTRGAVVTARFNTRSGARALMRLTRVDGSGVPFGALVTVSGAEGGAGVAGAGGEVYLTGLPVKGKLLVRWSGSECSANYTLPASPGASGVHTIQATCR, encoded by the coding sequence ATGATTTTCATCTTTAGTTTTCCGGGGAGCCATCAAACCATGCGTATTACTGCGATATTTTGCGTGCCTGCCGTTTTGACCTGCCTGACACTGTTTTCAGAGTCTGCGGCCGCACGCACCTATACTTTCGACCCGGCTATGCTGGGAGAGGCCGGGGTCGGAGCAGACATAAGCCTTTTTAACGAAGGTGCGCAGCTGCCGGGAACCTATATGGTCGACATTCTGCTCAATGGCCAGCGAGTGGACAGCCGGGAGGTTGTGTTCTCGCTGGTGCGTGAGGATAACCGTCCCGTGCTTTACCCTTGTCTGAGTGTCGAACAGCTAGCGCGCTATGGCGTGCGCACAGAGGATTTTCAGTCGCTTGACAACGGTTCCGGCTGTGCTGATCTTTCCATACTGTCCGGGACAACCTACAACTTCAGCTTTAGCGAGCAGCAACTTCGTCTGTCGGTACCGCAAATCCATCTTCGGCCCGCCAGTAAAGGAATTGCGCCACAGTCTCTGTGGGACGATGGTATTCCGGCTTTTCTTATGAACTACAGCGCCAGTACAAGTCGCACCGAACTGCGCGGTAACAGTGGGAAAAATAGCGACAGCAGCTTCGCGCAGTTGAGTCCTGGTCTGAACGCCGGAGCTTGGCGCCTGCGCAGCCAGTCCAACTGGCAGAAACAGGAGAATACGCAGGCGCGCTGGCAGACAAGCTATACATATGCCGAGCGTGGCCTTCGTGGCCTGCGCAGTAGGCTGTCCCTCGGAGACCGTACCACGGAAGACAAAGTATTTAACGGTGTACCGTTCCGCGGCGTAATGCTGGCTTCAGACGAGCTGATGGTGCCTTATACCGAACGCGCTTTTGCCCCTATGATTCGTGGTATCGCCCGAACCCAGGCGCGCGTTGAGGTTCGACAGGGAGGATACCTGCTGTATGAAACCACTGTGGCTCCGGGTCCGTTTGCCCTGCGGGATCTTACCTTGGCGGGCCGCTGGGGCGGAGAGCTTCAGGTGTCAGTGCGCGAAAGTGATGGAAGCCAGCAGACCTTCAGCGTACCCTATCAGACCCCCGCGGTCTCTCTGAAGGAAGGGTATCTTAGTTACGGCCTGATGGCAGGCCAGTATCGGCCTGCTGACCATAACACAGAAGCTGCAACTATTGGGCAGGCTGTGCTGCTCTACGGTCTGCCTTATGATCTGACAATCTACGGCGGCTTGCAGGGTGCAAAAGCGTATCGGTCCGCAGCGCTCGGGCTGGGAGTATCCCTTGGTAATTGGGGATCTGCGTCTTTTGACGTAACCGGTGCCCAGGCGCAGCTGCGTGACCAAGACAAAGAACAGGGAACGGCATGGCGTGTGCGCTACAGCAAACTCATCGACGCTACCGATACAACCCTTACCGTAGCAGGCTATCGTCATGCTACTCCTGGATTTGCGACTATTGAGGAGACTCTCAATAGCTACGGCCGGACTAATCCGACTGACAGTAACCTCTGGTACAACCGAAGTTACGGTCGCATGCGCTCCACGACCAGTATTGCCGTCTCTCAGGCAATAGGTCGTTTTGGTAGTCTGGGGATTAATTATTCCATCACAGACTACTGGCACCATGACGGAAATGACAATAACTATGGCCTGAGCTACGGAATGGGACTGCCATGGGGGGCAAGGCTTTCACTGAGTCAGTCCCGTACGCGGAGCACCACTGCCACTGGGGCAATTCGAAATGAGTCACTGAGCAGTCTGTGGCTCAGTTTGCCGCTCACAAGTCGTGCCGACAGCACCATCACAGCCTCTTATCAGGGCACCATGGGCCGCAGCGGGGATACCCATAGCCTGGGTCTCAACGGTTCCGCTTTGGACCACCGCCTGAACTGGGACGTACGCCAAGCCCGCAGCCTCAGTCGTGAAGGACCGTCAACGAACAACGGCTATATGCATCTGGGCTGGAGCGGAGCCTATGGTAATGCCGGGACTGGTTACAGCTATAACACTCAGCAGCGTACCGTTAGCGCAGAACTTAATGGCGGTATGATTCTGCACGAAAACGGATTGACATTCGGACAGAACATACCGGGCACTGTTAGCCTGGTGCAGGCCCCCGGTGCAGCAGGTGTTTCTGTCAGTGGCACCTCCGGTGTGCGGACCGATTATCGTGGGTACACTTTGCATCCGTCGGTTACACCGTATCAGGAAAACATAATTAGTCTTGATCCGCTGAGTCTTGCTGATGATGTAGAAATCACCCAGACGGATGTACGGGTGGTACCTACTCGTGGAGCCGTCGTCACGGCACGCTTTAATACCCGCTCCGGTGCGCGTGCTCTGATGCGTCTGACGCGGGTAGATGGCAGCGGTGTTCCATTCGGCGCTCTAGTAACCGTGTCTGGGGCGGAAGGCGGTGCCGGCGTTGCCGGCGCTGGCGGTGAGGTATACCTAACCGGACTGCCGGTAAAAGGTAAACTTTTAGTCCGCTGGAGCGGAAGCGAGTGCAGTGCAAACTATACACTCCCTGCAAGTCCGGGAGCTTCAGGCGTCCATACCATACAGGCGACGTGCCGCTGA
- a CDS encoding molecular chaperone, translating to MKNTHITRAPLFLALIFVMPSASSAEPQTKLEQKTTTYSVGLSATRLIYTPGSTGVSVTINNPNDFPVLAQSEVSPDDGGSRVPFSVTPPLFRLDAGQQSRVRIIMTGDSSPKDRESLNWFCVTGIPPEKGDAWDERKDAKNGSATLDVKVKLRQCIKLFTRPAGLSSTPEAASSELTWYRDAKGVRAMNNSPYFINLKTISVGGKSIDAPDYIAPFSSRIYTVSGGTGPASELKYVVINDLGGDSAQVTARIQ from the coding sequence GTGAAAAACACCCATATTACCCGCGCGCCGCTGTTCCTCGCGCTTATTTTCGTTATGCCTTCCGCCAGCTCAGCGGAGCCACAAACCAAACTGGAGCAGAAGACCACCACCTACTCTGTCGGCCTCAGTGCAACCCGTCTGATATACACACCGGGCTCGACAGGGGTTTCCGTCACTATCAATAACCCGAACGATTTCCCTGTTCTTGCCCAGAGCGAAGTTTCTCCTGATGATGGTGGGAGCCGTGTACCGTTCTCGGTTACCCCTCCCCTGTTCAGACTTGACGCAGGCCAGCAGAGCCGTGTGCGCATCATAATGACCGGCGACAGCAGCCCGAAGGATCGTGAATCCCTCAACTGGTTCTGCGTGACAGGTATCCCGCCTGAAAAAGGGGACGCCTGGGATGAGCGCAAGGACGCCAAAAACGGCAGCGCCACACTTGACGTTAAGGTTAAGCTTCGTCAGTGCATCAAACTCTTTACACGGCCTGCAGGTCTGAGCAGCACCCCGGAAGCGGCAAGCTCAGAGCTCACCTGGTACCGCGATGCTAAAGGGGTGCGGGCGATGAATAACTCGCCTTATTTCATTAACCTCAAGACCATCTCTGTGGGTGGAAAATCCATTGATGCCCCGGACTATATCGCGCCGTTCAGCAGTCGCATCTACACCGTATCCGGTGGTACCGGTCCGGCCAGCGAGCTGAAGTATGTGGTGATTAACGACCTGGGCGGTGATAGCGCGCAGGTAACCGCCCGTATTCAGTGA
- a CDS encoding spore coat U domain-containing protein, with protein sequence MILNKLTAALGCLFMMVSAHSAYAEIETNSFNVKIAVSSLCKIDNIQDVDFGTVSEAIDGDVVKDTMLKIKCNDLKPYTISLTPSNDSPVGQGQMKSSEGHTINYGLYSNEAATTPWGSMNLQQYTGNGRKQNYPVYVKVAGSEFDAPSGSYHDIVKVQVHY encoded by the coding sequence ATGATACTTAATAAGTTAACGGCCGCTCTGGGCTGTTTATTCATGATGGTTTCTGCACATTCAGCCTATGCTGAAATAGAAACAAACTCATTTAACGTAAAAATCGCCGTAAGCAGCCTTTGTAAAATTGATAATATTCAGGATGTTGATTTTGGAACTGTATCAGAAGCTATTGACGGTGATGTGGTTAAGGATACTATGCTAAAAATCAAATGCAATGACCTGAAGCCTTATACTATATCACTCACTCCTTCAAATGATTCCCCGGTTGGACAAGGACAAATGAAATCATCTGAAGGCCATACAATCAATTACGGCTTGTATTCTAATGAGGCTGCCACGACTCCATGGGGAAGCATGAATCTTCAGCAGTATACTGGTAATGGCCGTAAGCAGAACTACCCTGTATATGTAAAAGTAGCCGGATCTGAATTTGATGCGCCATCAGGCTCCTATCACGATATAGTCAAGGTTCAGGTACATTACTAA
- a CDS encoding molecular chaperone, translated as MFVLIMKVLKIMVTLSAGLVMLFTSSAAVATGLQVTPLSVELAENTKATEMWLLNTKSTAIDAQIRLYQWDQRENKDVLLPTSSLIISPPFTKIPPGGKQLVRVIRGKQSDNSSPLEAYRIVVNELPAPSTKEKGVDFVMEYSLPVFVLNRPVDKTSQTTLLSLIKKEGKHFIRVVNTGAYISHLYDIHYIAPTGKKYPLRLSGLGYVLPGKEMEWDSGLNSAVIHNGGSIEFMQSGIKHTQLINLR; from the coding sequence ATGTTTGTTTTGATCATGAAAGTCTTGAAAATCATGGTCACTTTGTCCGCTGGACTGGTGATGCTATTTACCAGTTCAGCGGCAGTAGCGACCGGGTTGCAGGTCACCCCCCTTTCGGTAGAACTTGCAGAAAACACCAAAGCGACTGAAATGTGGCTCCTGAACACGAAATCAACGGCTATTGATGCTCAGATAAGACTATACCAGTGGGATCAAAGAGAAAATAAAGATGTACTTCTTCCCACTTCGTCCCTGATTATCAGTCCACCTTTCACTAAAATTCCTCCGGGTGGAAAGCAACTGGTTCGCGTGATTAGGGGGAAGCAGTCAGACAATTCATCCCCACTGGAAGCCTACAGGATTGTGGTAAACGAACTCCCGGCACCATCAACAAAAGAGAAAGGCGTTGATTTTGTAATGGAGTACTCGCTTCCTGTTTTCGTGCTTAACAGACCTGTGGATAAAACGTCACAAACAACTCTTCTCTCCCTCATTAAGAAAGAAGGGAAACATTTTATAAGGGTAGTAAACACCGGAGCGTATATAAGCCATCTTTACGATATTCATTACATTGCTCCTACAGGTAAAAAGTATCCGCTCCGCCTGAGTGGGCTTGGTTATGTCCTTCCTGGAAAAGAAATGGAATGGGATAGCGGTTTGAACTCAGCAGTAATACATAACGGTGGGAGTATTGAATTTATGCAGAGCGGAATCAAACATACACAGTTAATAAATTTACGATAA
- a CDS encoding fimbria/pilus outer membrane usher protein, with product MLFSSSFMSRLLAGSLLFICSTSITEATEHTSAVRRPEPDISGEAHYTVYLDVILNGVSRGFHPFDIQGKRIFANSEVLSEIGLTRTFYNNVTVELSANQSVSIEFNPHLQLIKLETADSNTTLDRRHYGIEDQFIPADSTNGGAVLNYQLLHNTDKRNFSSGIFSELRGMSSMATFSTSMVNAFDYGDERKITTKRLDTRFDSLWQDTNFTLQAGDAVTDILSWTRPYRFAGIKISNTTPLSPGSTKVAPLEFEFTPKAPSEIDLLLDGSNSFRQRIPGGPFTLLTIPQTKGFSNAELWITDRQTGGKTLITKPVYFSANQLKAGASEWSIDTGFYRSHYGVKSNAYDDKLLINANSRYGLNRNISLENHAEIAQSFRHAGAGMVVTPHPYLGELTWNHSFSNYNGYTGDRSAATHQWNNRFFYSKFSWETFSKAFKDIPSLYGNDIAKRNITASMGIGTDKFGFFSLSNTDTLTHTDSQYRTLSLSWQKGFADFLSLYITHRITTGNWNDASYFAGVSIPLGNTYVAYNSRYNDGAVFHSLSLSDSSRGESGFSWKGRISSAPAYKFADGDIEYQGTYATFSGNVSTEGYISLGMAGSLAYLNNNFYAGRPIQDAFASVSTSGIGDVPVYVDNRFAGITNSSGYLFLPQLSSFQQNKISIDTLSLPADYEFSNIEKVIVPAYKSGNIIKFDIKPVRAAILVLTNHHGEYLPAGTVLKINSGNEEFIVGFEGQVYITGLNNENSFIAHLSDAGRGIPGLCSGQFSHHSDSRDAVPTYSVTCQ from the coding sequence ATGCTTTTTTCTTCATCTTTTATGTCTAGGCTACTGGCGGGTAGCCTCCTTTTCATATGCTCTACCTCGATTACTGAAGCAACAGAACATACTTCAGCTGTGCGCCGACCAGAACCTGATATTTCTGGTGAAGCTCACTATACAGTCTATCTTGATGTTATCTTAAATGGCGTATCTAGGGGCTTTCACCCCTTCGACATACAGGGAAAGAGAATCTTTGCTAATAGTGAAGTGCTCAGCGAGATTGGATTAACACGCACTTTTTATAACAATGTTACTGTCGAGCTATCTGCTAACCAAAGCGTAAGTATTGAATTTAATCCTCATTTACAGTTGATTAAACTGGAAACTGCAGACAGCAACACGACACTTGACAGAAGGCACTACGGTATTGAAGACCAGTTTATCCCCGCAGACTCAACTAATGGTGGAGCCGTGCTTAACTACCAGCTGTTACACAATACGGATAAACGAAATTTCAGCTCTGGGATATTCAGTGAACTTCGTGGCATGAGCAGCATGGCAACTTTTTCTACTAGCATGGTTAACGCATTTGACTACGGTGACGAAAGAAAAATAACAACCAAGCGCCTTGATACACGATTTGACTCTTTATGGCAGGACACTAACTTCACACTTCAGGCCGGAGATGCTGTGACAGATATTCTTTCGTGGACACGTCCTTACCGTTTCGCTGGCATTAAAATCTCTAACACGACACCGCTTAGTCCCGGGAGCACAAAAGTAGCACCGCTTGAGTTTGAGTTCACGCCTAAAGCCCCTTCCGAAATTGATCTTTTACTCGATGGCTCAAACTCTTTCAGGCAACGTATACCTGGTGGCCCGTTTACTCTGCTGACAATACCACAGACGAAAGGCTTCAGTAACGCTGAACTATGGATAACTGATAGACAAACTGGCGGAAAAACACTAATTACGAAGCCAGTCTATTTCTCTGCAAACCAGCTCAAAGCAGGTGCATCGGAATGGAGTATAGATACAGGTTTCTATCGTAGTCATTATGGTGTTAAATCAAATGCCTATGATGACAAACTTTTAATTAACGCGAATAGCCGGTATGGGCTCAACCGGAATATCTCTCTGGAAAATCATGCTGAAATAGCTCAGTCGTTCAGGCATGCAGGTGCTGGCATGGTGGTCACCCCCCATCCTTATCTGGGAGAGCTTACATGGAATCATTCATTCAGTAATTACAATGGATATACCGGTGATCGAAGTGCAGCTACTCATCAGTGGAACAATCGTTTCTTTTATTCAAAGTTTTCATGGGAAACATTCAGCAAAGCGTTTAAAGACATCCCATCCCTTTACGGTAATGATATTGCCAAACGCAATATCACAGCTTCCATGGGGATCGGTACAGACAAATTCGGTTTTTTTTCGCTAAGCAATACCGATACACTGACTCACACTGACTCACAATATCGGACATTATCGTTATCGTGGCAGAAAGGGTTTGCAGACTTCCTGTCTCTTTACATTACGCACCGGATAACCACCGGAAACTGGAATGATGCATCATATTTTGCAGGAGTGTCTATACCTCTTGGCAATACGTATGTGGCATATAACTCCCGATACAACGATGGTGCTGTTTTTCATAGTCTCAGTTTGAGCGATAGTTCACGAGGTGAAAGCGGGTTCTCCTGGAAAGGAAGAATCAGCAGTGCTCCTGCATATAAATTTGCAGACGGAGATATTGAGTACCAGGGGACGTATGCGACCTTCAGCGGGAATGTCTCAACAGAGGGGTACATCTCGCTGGGAATGGCTGGCTCGCTCGCTTATCTTAATAATAACTTCTACGCAGGTAGACCTATTCAGGATGCGTTTGCCAGCGTTTCCACCTCAGGAATTGGGGACGTTCCCGTTTATGTGGATAACCGCTTTGCCGGTATCACAAACAGTTCGGGTTATCTGTTCCTTCCCCAACTATCGTCATTTCAGCAGAATAAAATAAGTATTGATACTCTGTCATTACCTGCTGATTATGAATTTTCCAATATTGAGAAAGTAATTGTTCCTGCTTACAAATCAGGTAACATTATCAAGTTTGATATAAAACCCGTTCGTGCCGCCATTCTTGTGCTTACGAATCATCATGGTGAATACTTGCCTGCGGGCACAGTTTTAAAAATCAACTCAGGTAACGAAGAATTTATCGTAGGTTTTGAGGGGCAGGTTTATATTACAGGGCTAAATAATGAAAATTCTTTCATTGCACACTTATCCGATGCAGGAAGAGGAATTCCGGGTTTATGCAGCGGTCAGTTCTCCCATCATTCCGACAGCAGAGACGCTGTTCCAACTTACAGCGTGACATGTCAGTAA
- a CDS encoding spore coat U domain-containing protein, with amino-acid sequence MISFYSLRFFRLLIVIFSLPVYGGNITCKAEISDFDFGNIVTGQPLSKQSAYGYVKFSCTNRDIIPLYVGLCLNRTPSSKDLTIDSLSDRDYSIIFRDRATGLPWSEGNPPIHISRIVNARTDMTEKIPVSAEMLIDPITLSAGPVNLRFTLQSPSLSWYASSVPFSDSCTESLPADQISFNVRANVTKRCDVTADSLDFGKIIDMSGSKKFSQSTINIKCTNETIYSVSLRSLNGSSTGFMMNNGTNNKIPYALFKDSAQKERWAEGLNAKIDRGTGKWQQHQLYGQVNLSPSDEPSSGDYTDTVIISINY; translated from the coding sequence GTGATTTCATTTTATTCATTACGTTTTTTCAGACTTTTGATCGTCATTTTTTCCCTTCCCGTTTACGGAGGCAATATAACTTGTAAGGCTGAAATAAGCGATTTTGATTTTGGTAATATTGTTACCGGGCAGCCGTTATCGAAACAGTCGGCATACGGATATGTAAAATTCTCCTGTACCAACAGAGATATAATACCGCTGTATGTGGGTCTTTGTTTAAATAGGACACCTTCCTCAAAAGATTTGACAATCGATTCACTTTCCGATAGGGATTACAGTATAATTTTCAGAGACAGAGCGACCGGCCTTCCCTGGAGCGAAGGAAACCCTCCTATACATATTTCGCGTATAGTGAATGCCCGTACAGATATGACTGAAAAAATTCCTGTTTCCGCAGAAATGCTTATCGACCCGATCACCTTATCGGCAGGACCAGTAAACCTCAGGTTTACACTTCAGTCGCCTTCCCTTTCATGGTACGCAAGCTCCGTGCCGTTTAGTGACAGTTGTACAGAGTCTCTCCCTGCGGATCAGATTTCATTCAATGTCAGAGCAAATGTCACCAAACGTTGTGATGTGACAGCAGACAGTCTTGATTTTGGCAAGATTATTGATATGTCAGGCTCGAAAAAATTTTCGCAGAGTACAATTAATATAAAATGTACAAATGAAACCATTTATAGTGTATCACTACGCTCTCTTAATGGGAGCAGCACAGGATTTATGATGAATAATGGAACTAACAATAAAATCCCATATGCGCTATTCAAAGATTCTGCACAAAAAGAACGTTGGGCTGAAGGATTAAACGCGAAAATAGATCGCGGAACCGGGAAATGGCAACAGCATCAGCTTTATGGCCAAGTGAACCTTTCACCGTCAGACGAACCTTCCTCGGGCGATTACACTGATACAGTAATTATATCCATAAATTACTGA
- a CDS encoding carbapenem-hydrolyzing class A beta-lactamase FRI-9: protein MFFLKKSASTFVFLLCLPLNSFASQESNGVEQMKELENSFGGRIGVYILNTKNGKEFSYRQDERFPLCSSFKAFLAASVLKRTQDKSVSLDDMMEYSGRVMEKHSPVSEKYRETGASVQTLAKAAIQYSDNGASNLLMERYIGGPEGLTAFMRSTGDTDFRLDRWELELNSAIPGDERDTSTPKTVAMSLNNIAFGSVLDAKNKSLLQDWLKGNTTGNARIRAAVPDKWVVGDKTGTCGFYGTANDIAILWPDANSPAVMAVYTTRPNQNDKHDETVIKNAAKIAINAVYGSTK, encoded by the coding sequence GTTTTTTTGCTCTGTCTTCCATTGAACTCATTCGCCTCCCAGGAAAGTAATGGTGTTGAGCAAATGAAGGAATTGGAAAATTCTTTTGGGGGGCGGATAGGTGTTTATATTTTAAACACAAAAAATGGGAAAGAATTTTCCTACAGACAAGATGAGAGATTTCCTTTATGTAGTTCATTTAAGGCGTTCCTCGCTGCATCCGTATTAAAAAGAACTCAGGATAAATCTGTTTCTCTTGATGATATGATGGAATATTCTGGACGTGTTATGGAAAAGCATTCTCCTGTATCAGAAAAATACCGCGAAACAGGAGCAAGCGTGCAGACTTTGGCCAAGGCAGCAATTCAGTATAGTGACAATGGAGCTTCTAATCTATTAATGGAAAGATACATAGGAGGTCCTGAGGGTTTGACTGCATTTATGCGGTCAACGGGAGACACTGACTTCAGGCTTGATCGTTGGGAATTAGAATTAAACTCAGCTATTCCAGGCGATGAACGTGATACTTCCACTCCAAAAACAGTGGCTATGAGCCTTAATAATATTGCTTTTGGTTCAGTACTCGATGCTAAAAATAAATCCTTGCTACAGGATTGGCTTAAAGGCAACACTACTGGTAATGCGCGAATTAGAGCTGCTGTTCCAGATAAGTGGGTTGTTGGCGATAAAACAGGCACCTGTGGTTTTTATGGTACAGCCAATGATATTGCTATTTTATGGCCAGATGCCAATTCACCTGCAGTTATGGCTGTCTACACAACACGTCCTAATCAAAACGACAAACATGACGAAACAGTTATAAAAAATGCTGCAAAAATAGCTATAAATGCAGTGTATGGAAGTACTAAATAA